TCCACTGCAGCCCCTACACTTGTGTACATAGTTACCAGTAGCCTAAACCagaattacttttgttttgcattCCAACAGAAAAAATGGATCCTGATCCCTGTTGGGATGGACCTCTGTCCCTGTTGATATGCCCCTTGAGACTGGAACAATCAACTTTTCTTGACTTATTTTTTCTAATCTATAAATTTCTGAGAttattagttaaaaaaaatactcacttgttttgttttttttgcttgtttgttagGTGTGTTAAAACAAAACCTTCTTATTTATTCTCATTTCAGTCCCTGCATGCTGCTCAGCTCGCTACAATCTGGCACTGCTGGCCTTTTTTGGGTTCTTCCTTCTGTATGCGTTACGTGTGAACCTAAGCGTTGCTCTGGTGGACATGGTGGAACCTAACACGAGCTTAGCAAAGAATACAACTTCCAATGTGTGTCCAGAGCATTCCTCCACCATAAATGTTCCTCGCAACACAACGGTGAGGTCTCAAGCGTATTGTTCTGAAACGTAGCACGTaaagttgtttttaataaagtttgCAATAGGTGACTCATACGTAAATGACAGGAGAACTGGCTGATCTGTACCAGATGGCCCTTACAGTGGTTCTTTTAAAGCAATTCTGAAACATAATGTCTTTAAATAACCTGCTGATTATAAGTGCTGTGCTCATAGTCaggtgtgttgttttttaatgcatatcCTTTCTTCGCCCTTCTTTACAAATTGGCTGATCTGACCTTATAGATCTATTATGACGCACTTTTATATGCCAGTGATCAACCATTAGTGTTACATGTGCGTCAGAGCTCACATCACTCTCTGTATTTAACTGTTTTCCACACGGTCTTGATGGCATGAAATTTTATTACAAATTAATGTGCAGTATTTTTTCCCTCGCTTCTTTGATCCCTTTCCCAGATCATGGTTCTTGTCTTTATATCCTTCACCTATTGACTTTCCGTACAGTAATCcttaaaatcacatttcttaGCTATgaagttacattaaaaaaaaaaaaaaagaagaaagaaaaaaggttctGTTGATTTGGACTTGCATAGATCTCACATCATAATTAAGTTTATTAATGAGCACTCTTGCCCTCTTCTTGccttcattttgtttgcttagaggtcatttattatttattgtgaGCAAATTATAACCACGTGCTGAATGGGAAGAAGTGTTCTCCCTCATTGCTTCTATGAAATGGATGCTGCTCGTTTAGAGGACTTCTGGAAGTGATCCCAAACTTCAAAATCACTTCCTTGGGCAATGATTGGTGTCCTCTTGTTGACTCTAACTTCCTTATCTCAATTTATCTGTGCCTTTAATGTCTGCTAGACTTACCTTCACTCTGCCATCCTTATTCTGTTCTTCCACATATCTCTGTCCTTGTCTATCACCTATCCTGTCCTTGTCtgctctttcttcattttaaatttagaCAACTGCAtctctttgtttgcttttctctctgtaagttttctgcaggaaaatcGTTTTTTCAGAGTGACAGAATGTGATATGGAATTGAGATCCACTCTCATGTAGGCACATCCCTGCAACCAGTACCTGTATCACTTAACCAAGCTGCTTGTAGCTCAGAAAGGGATAATCACCTGAAGATTTCTATTTGATGTTGTGATGATTTTTGTACTTGGCCTAGATATGTTTGCACAATGTTAACTGCTTGAATTAGCTTTCAGTGCAACTTTGATTGCCTCCCCCGGGGGGAGGCCATGAAAGATTTGTGATTTAGGCATGAAGGATTAAAAAAGGGATTGAATTTGTGTAAAATATGGTCAGATAAACTATTTTGAACTTACTgtattttgggttttgttttctctttttaggGGAAAAAGTATTCTTGGGATGCTGATACTCAGGGATGGATCCTTGGTTCTTTTTTCTATGGCTATATCATTACTCAGATTCCAGGTGGATATCTTGCAAGCAAAATTGGAGGGAAGCTCTTGTTGGGGTTTGGCATCTTTGGTACCTCTGTGTTCACCTTGCTAACTCCATTAGCTGCAGATTTGGGAGTTGGCTACCTCATTGCTGTCAGAGCACTGGAAGGATTGGGAGAGGTAACTGTTTTTCTCTATGTAACTTGAACATATATCTGAATACTGTATTGACAGGTCGTAGTAATTAGACCCTGTGAATATTGGTACGCTGTAGTAGCATGTGGATTGTTTTGAGTAgcttaattttacttttttgaatAATTAACAAGTacatcttattttttatttataaggACACTTAAGACAAAACTGGAGTTATCCATCATTTAGTCAGAACCCAGGAGTTCAAAAGAGTATTGTTTATATTCTTGCAGCTTTTCCAGTGTATACAGaatcaaaagcagaagaaattgaTTCTGCTTCTTGATTCTCATACACTGCATGCtattgttgggttttttttcccccaagtgGTTTCATTCTAAACAAGAGCCTAACAAATTCTACTActgctttttaatgaaatgcagTTTGAAACACAAAAACttgaaagaaattataaaaCTGCTACTTTTTAACAGAATTGATTCTTTTTTATCTAGGGTGTTACCTTCCCTGCTATGCATTCAATGTGGTCTTCTTGGGCTCCTCCCCTGGAACGCAGCAAGCTCCTTAGTATTTCATATGCAGGTGAGAAATTCCCACGCTAATAACAGGcttatgcatttttattgctgtaatAGGGAGGATTGACTTAAATCAAAGGGATTTATATTATCAGTTTTAATCAGGATTTAATCTGGAAAGCATAGCATTGAGTTAAATCTTGCTTTGCATTCATTATGGTTGCTTTTTATGGCTTTTGTAGCCTTGAGAAAAGGTATTCATCTGCAACGATGTATAAACTTCAAGCTGCAGTATCAAGTGGTACAAGGAGTTACTGTGAAGCTGATTAATAGAAGATACTGTGAACAAAAGAGATGCAATAGTAGAAACAAAGTAGGGCAATAGGGCAAAATCACAGgatatggctttttttttttaaggtgttttTGGGGGAACTCGAGGAAGCTCTCAGTAATGCTTCAAGCTGCTTGAAGAAGATTCAAAGATCAGTCCCATGTTCTTTTAGGCATTCCATGTGTGGAGGATGTAATGTTTCATAGGAAATTTATTACTTTTGAGGATACTTGATGTTACACAGAACTTTTGATTTACAGCATATTCTGAGAACATAAGACAGATACAATTTACATTTTGCAAATTATAGAAGCTACAATACCCAGTTCAATCACAATATCAGTGCAATTCCCTTTATCTGTATATGATCATGGTCATGATGCTGGGCAATCCCAATTGCTGGGAAGCAGTATGTGGGTTGAAGCCAGCTCAAGCCTGATGctcttttcaaaattattttcaagattGTTCAGTTTTTATACTCTGAACTGTGTCTTGTATTCACTCCCCTAGTACTGGTGTAGCTATCTGAAAGAGACAGACATTCACACGCTGGTAGGGAGAAACATCTACACTATCAATTGATCTACTCAGCTGATGACAGGGCTGTTTGTTCAAAGCAAAGGCTACCTCCAGTCCCCTTTGTGTTGAGAtaatcaggttttttttgttggtttttttgtgtttttttttaacaatggCTCTAATCAGTGACACCCTGCATTATTCCCTGAGCTTCATGATTGCATTGCTTTTGCCCATACACACTGACccttcttctgttttcaagttttattGGTCTGACACACTACTCGATCCACCATGTGTGGAGTGAGTGAAAAATATAGTGCTCTGAATTTACCAATCCAAGTATGTTTCTTCTCTAAGGGTGACaaattttaaattcagttaATGGCTTCATCAAGAAGACAGGGCTATGCCATGTAAACACTAGCTGCAGTTTCTAGCGAGTCTAGTAGCAGACTTGTGCCAGCAGGAATGAAGCCTTAGTTCTTTCATCTTCCTATTTTCACACTTCCCTTGTAGCCACATGCTTCATTCCTTCCTGTATGCTATTTCAGGCCCTCATCAAACCCTCACGTGAGCCACTTTAACCCACCTACTGCATCAGAcggtttcttctcttttttgtatgttttctccCACACTACTGaattaaatctgatttttaaaaaagtctgCATGTGAGAACCAGCACACAAAAGTGGAGagcaaggagctgggattgACACTTATTGCTTTTAGCTTTAAGAGCTTTTAAATTGTTCCTTTGTGAAGCCGCATTCCAAAGTGTAAGTGAGAAGAGACCTTGGCCTTGAACAACTGATAGTAAGCAGGCATGGATGGATAAGGCATCTTGCATAATCTTAGCAAagtgtttccttttccttgcgTTTCCATGGTGGGCAGTCATGTGGTCTACAGCTTAGAAAGTCATGACAGTATCGGTTTTCCAAGGAAGCACATGACTCAGTTGCATATAATTGTTATTTTGGTGGGTATTTAACAGAgtacttggttttgttgttttgtggttGAAGCTTTTCTGCCTCAAACAAAAACTGTTCCAAAAAGATGGCATCTAGGCAGCTAACATATTAACGTAATCTAATGTTTTCTGAATTGAGATTGGATTTGGAAAAGCAATTGTATAATTAACATGAAGAGATAAGCTTTAATATTTGTCCCCAGTTGAGTGTTCCTAAGCATGTAAACAATATGGGTGCCACCTCCACCTTTTCCACAATATTTCTTCAATTATGTATCAAGAGCTTCTCTTTCCTGCTAATATCTGAACTGGAATCTGCTCATCTTTCCCTTCTTTGCCTGAAGATCAAATTTAGGGACCCAAATTTAGGGACTGATTAGTTAGAACCTGCTGGTTACATGGATACCTTCTGGCTCTTGTTTCTAGCGTTCCTGTTTCAGTACTGCTGGCAGGAGCTATAAGCAATGCAAATTAATTACATAACATCAGAATATTatttcctccccttccttccctccaaGGTCTGTAATTGTGCTGCGGTCAGTTTCGTCAGCAGTATCTGTTGATTGAGTTGTGTTTTGAATGTATTGCAGCTACCACTTGTTTGGAGGTGAACGTGTcaggaatgttttttttaattgctcctTGCTTGTTATTTTGGATGTTTGTGACCTCCATTTCTTTGGATTTGGCAAAGCAGTTTGTTGTGTCATTTTTCTGTCAGTCTTCTAGTGATAGTGGCAAATCTTACTTGCATGATTTTttgtaggaaaataaaagtgaaaacacCACTTAATTTAAAGATCTAATGATAAactaatgtttgtttttatactttggtttgctttcctctgctAGGTGCACAGCTGGGAACTGTTGTCTCTCTGCCACTGTCTGGTTTAATTTGCTACTATATGAACTGGGTTTACGTGTTTTACATATTTGGTAAgagtttttattattaaagatATGATCCATATTCTTTTTGAAAGCCACGGTATATTGTTTATTACCTCTAGTGTGAAACTTATTTTaagttcttaaaaatatgtttgaCATGTAGGgctgtcatttcttttcctcctgggGAGTTAGAGATATTTAAAGCAAGTGAATTCCTTTGCATGGATATGTGAGCTTTGCTTCCAATGAGCAAATGTCCGAGTTGGACAAAAGCTGGTACAAGTCAAATGTTTCCAGCGTTCCCTCCACGCAGAAATAACAGGCTGGAATTTCTTATTTGAAGTGTGAAATTGAGTTAATAATGTTAATCCCAGGAGTGAATTTGTACTCTGCGTGAAATAACATGCGAAAAGTTAGTGCTGCTTTAAATGGAGACTGTGTGTAATATCTCTCTAACAGTCACAGGAACTCTGAAAGAATGTCCAAAATGCAAAGCATAGCATGTTTACTGTGAGCTGTGTTCTAGAAGGAGCTCAAACATAATAAATTTTCTGATAAGATGTCGTAGATCAAACTGATGCTTTTTATTGGCCTGTTTACATTTCTAAGCTGTTTCATGTTCTGCATAGGGAAAAGAatcagaataaaacagaaagcttAAACTTTGTTCATCAAGACATGCTCTTGATTTTTGTGTAattaagaaagaaggaaacagaactagacaaaatgaaaaaagttaCACTGGTTGTTAAGTAAAAATGCAGTCAATTTGACTTGATTATTGAAAAGTTAACTTTTTCAAATGATAGTTCTGGAAACTttgcttaaaaaggaaaataaatgctggTACATCAGTTAAGCTATATATAGTGATACTCTGTACGTATGCATGCTAAGAGTTTTTTGAGATTAAATTCCTCTGTGTGAGCTGTATTCTTCATGGCTGTTCTATgtgacaaataaaaatacaatatgtatgtgtatgcatTTTCCTTGCTCTACAAGGCACTTCCTAGGAGGGgaggacaaaacaaaacaaaaaagaacatcaCTTTCCTAAAGTCATCCTTTACTACTTACTGTATTGTTAAACCACTTGGGGGAGCTACTGTTTGTAAGTAGAGAGAAAGTTTTTCCAAATACTTTAACATAATTTTAAtggatattattttttctcaattATCTGAGAATATTATTCACTCAATAGAAttgattctgtttttatttataccTCTTCATCCATCTTTTCCCAATAACAGGTGCCCTTGGTGTATTGTGGTTCTTCTTCTGGATGTGGCTGGTTAGTGATAAACCAGAAACTCACAAAAGTATTTCACGTACTGAAAGGGaatatattctttcttctttaaaagacCAGGTATAGCACATTATTGTAATCATGTTTACTTAAGTAATAACATAAACTACAAGTATTGTCACTAGCATAATGCTCTGATGTCTAGAAAAACATCATTAATCTGgtattataaattatatatatctttatatatctatatatattatatttatatatttatatattatttatatattatttatatatttatatctttATATCTTTATATATAAAGACAGAGTatgtcaagaaaagaaaaatacaatgagATTGTAAATGAGAAGAACTGGTAGTCTAGCAAAGCATTTATAATAATGCTTTTAGTCACAGCTATTATTGTGATTTTAATGACAAGTAATACAACTTGAGCTTTTTTTAATACCAAAAATAGACCTGTATGATGTCTTAAAAATTTGTAAAACAACATTTTCAATATGTCTTCTATgatagaaaagagagaggtTACTATttgcagagaaaacattttggagATGCTATTATGAGCCATTTGACCGAGGATACACGTTTCTAAGCTGTGAAGCAGTCTGAGTTAATATCTAGGACTGAGTTAGAAAGATTCAGCCAAATGCATGAGGACTGACCTTAAATGTTTAATCATTTATGGTAAAAACTAGAGGCAGCAAATCATGGTAAGGGAAGGCATATATTATATTGTATctatatactttaaaaaaattctcattaCAAAGTGTAAAAGTGATTGGTTTAAGTTGCAATAATTAATAGCAGAGCAGTAACATGCATAAGTATATGTTTAGTGAGAAAGTAACAATAATTTCATCATTGCTGTTTAATTCATCTGTTGCTATGAACTCACATTGTGCCCTTCTGAATAAGTGATCACTGTAGATTTGGTGTAGGATAACAGCATCTGTAGTTAAAGATCATCTTGatgttctaattttttttctcttgtatcCTGCTTGCTAGCTCACTACGCAGAAATCTGTTCCCTGGAGACCTATACTGGAGTCCCTTCCACTCTGGGCTATTGTTGTAGCCCATTTCTCCTATAATTGGACTTTCTATACACTTCTCACACTCTTACCCACATACATGAAGGAGATCCTGCGATTTGATGCACAGGAGGTGAGatgaataattaagaaaatagtTACTATAATTAACTATAGTTATATAGTTGCAGAAATTATACATAGTTATATAGTTATAATAATTAACTATAATTAATAGTTTCTATATTAACCTGTTTAAGAAAacttttaatgtaaatttttaatttggaaatgaTGAAATAATTCCCCATAATTAAGCAGCTACATCTACGAGGTTATCTGCATTGAAATTTCCATTggatttcagaaattatttgaCATTTAACTTAGCAATAGCATTTTGgatcattttttctgtttaaagatGGATTTAAAACAgtaagtatatttaaaaaaaaaaaagaagaagaatattTCAATTACAAAACAGTAACTATAAAAAAAAGTCCCATATTTCTGTTACTTGGTTTGCATGATTGCCTCAAAATCTACAGCTTATTTTGTAACTTCAGAAATGCTATCTACTTTTTTGCTCACTCATGGAAAgcactatttttcttttaattggaAATTAGGAGTATCATTGGGTAAGTGACATTGTAAACATTTTAAGGAGGGGGTGGAGAAAATAACACTTCACTCTGATTGAATCCCCttccaaataattattttattttctttcttcagcgAGCAGCAGATACAATGCTGTATCTTTGCACTGTGCTTCAATTAAGTtgctgctttgttgttgttattaagACTAtcttatatttttcaaaattttagtTGTTACTCTTGAAAGCTTAGCATTGAAATCCAGCAGACAGCATATTTGAATGCTGAAAGAGTGGAACATGTTTATGGCCTTGTGTCAAATTTAATGTACTAGGGAACCTCTTGCCTCTTCTTTGCCAAATATACTTGTCCATCCAGATACTTCATTTTAACCACAGTTTAGGTTAAGTTCTACTATGCTGCttagtagaattttttttccttcttcagaagaaaaacatgcagtttCAGGCAGAAGTCACTACCAAAcaactttcttttaaagaaagggAAGTTAGCAGGTGATAGCAGTGTAAGTAATGGCAGATCCTGAATAATAGGACCATAGGATGTTCAAACTGAATCTTTGAAAGACCTAATTCTGTGTCTTATCTGATTATAGCCAGTATCAG
This genomic stretch from Meleagris gallopavo isolate NT-WF06-2002-E0010 breed Aviagen turkey brand Nicholas breeding stock chromosome 2, Turkey_5.1, whole genome shotgun sequence harbors:
- the SLC17A5 gene encoding sialin, with protein sequence MPLQSALSLDVGPEAANQVPACCSARYNLALLAFFGFFLLYALRVNLSVALVDMVEPNTSLAKNTTSNVCPEHSSTINVPRNTTGKKYSWDADTQGWILGSFFYGYIITQIPGGYLASKIGGKLLLGFGIFGTSVFTLLTPLAADLGVGYLIAVRALEGLGEGVTFPAMHSMWSSWAPPLERSKLLSISYAGAQLGTVVSLPLSGLICYYMNWVYVFYIFGALGVLWFFFWMWLVSDKPETHKSISRTEREYILSSLKDQLTTQKSVPWRPILESLPLWAIVVAHFSYNWTFYTLLTLLPTYMKEILRFDAQENGFLSALPYFGCWLCIILSGQIADHLREKQNFSTVCVRKCFTLIGMIGPAVFLVAAGFIGCNYELAVAFVTISTTLGGFCTSGYSINHLDIAPSYAGILLGITNSFATIPGMVGPVIAKNLTHNNTVGEWQTVFYIAASINLFGAIFFALFASGEVQDWAVSGYHFHRN